The Juglans regia cultivar Chandler chromosome 1, Walnut 2.0, whole genome shotgun sequence nucleotide sequence CTTAGCTATTATTTGTCTCTTTGTTGATACAAATGATTTATCTATCTTCTTATGGTTGGCAGACTTAAGGCCTGTGCCTTTCATGGATAATCTAGTAACGATATATAGGGGTTTGGAGGCTACTTTCTGTGCCAATCTGTTTCAGCGTGTGCCTGCAGGTACAACCACTAATTGTACCCTTCTCTGATAGACGTTTTAATGAATTTTGGTTCTATATGATTCATTTTTGAATTATAGGTTATTTGTTGGCTTATAGCTTTCTATAATTGATCTTGTAGATTCCAGGAAGGTTTTGGAGCAATTCCAGGCTTCCCTTTATGCTGGTAATTGTAGTAAGGAACCATCTGACATTGTCCAGCGGGATGAATCATGCAGTGGACGGTTAATCTTTCCATTATTGGCTACCAAGCAAGATCAAATTCCATTGAATTTGAATAATTCTGTTGAAAATGGGTTTGGTATGAATGACAAATTTGAGAAGTACAGTACTCCCATAGAAGGTAAAGGTGGTAGGGAAGGAGTCAAATTTAACGATGCATTGAATACGAATCCACTACCATTGAGTTCACAAATGGAGCCTGAGAGCCTTGGAGAGCAAAAGGTTTTGGAAATAGAAATGAATCAGGTGTCTCAGTCATTACCAGATACCCCTCCTTCGTTTGGTGATACTAAGGGCTCAGATGATGAAAGCTTTTATCGGGGCAGTGTGAATGTATGGTATTAAGAGTTGTAGATTTGATAATGATTTTGTCACTtatattttactgttttttgGTATTGACCTTGTAGTATTCAGGTTGATGTCTGATTTGCATGCGTTAGCATCAAttcagattatttattatatatatatttttaataaaaaatgacatttttatttgtctttacataattttgttgatgtagattgtttttcaattccttattgttatgttttgattatttttttctgtgttTGACAGTCTCCACAATGATAGTTGCAGACAAACAGTGATTCCAGGCATTTATGTtgtaaaattgataaaattgtgaaatgatgaaaattgatacGCCATCAGTCATAGGGAGAGTGTAATCAGTTCCAACAAATACATATTCACATAGCAATACTTAAGATTTTTCCCCATTATGTTCTGTTGAAGCTTGTTTTGTGCTGCTACAATTTTTAGCTGGTATTGTGGCAAATAGATGCAGCTTGTGATTTTGAATTTAGTattggaaaattttcttttcacccAAAATGACCacctatttttcaatttaaaccTCAAGTTACCAAAAGTTTCAATTTGCACCCTAAACCTATCTCCATTTTTCAAGTTGTATCTTAAGTTATGATTTGACCTTTAAGGTGCAAATTGAGGCTTTTAGTAGTTTAGGATGCAAAGTGAAAAACAAGTGGTAGTTTATTGATGTGATGTCAAATTTCCCCTCTTATTTTTTATAGCAGTTATTGAATCCTTACGTGGCCTCTTCACATTTTCAGAGTCCAGAAAACTCTTTGATCAATAGAGCATCCAACAAACATTCTGACGGCAGGACTAGGCAGTTGAGGCATGACAGTTCTGCGTCTGAAACCGAAGATGGTTATTTGAGGGATATCAAGAGACAAAAGAAATTAACCTATGAACCATCAGGGTTGAGGATTGAAAGACATGATTGTATTCCACCAGTCTCACATTCTGAGATCCTTATGATACCTAATTCTGAATTGGAACTTGAATCTAGGGTGCCTCCTGTTGCTGCACAGCAGCCTTTAGTTTTGGATGCCTCATATATAAGTAATAGCATTTGTGCATTTTGCCAGTCCCCTGCAATCTCCAAGGTAAAATTTACCTATTTCTCGTTGCTTTTGTTGCTAGAAAATGCATTGAaagtcaatatttttcatatttgataaataattttgGTGCTAATTTACTTGTTTTCTCACTAAATTTATCCAGAATACTGGCCCAATTTTGCATTATGCTAATGGGAAAATGGTAGTAGGAGATGAGGCAAGCCTTTCAAATGTCATACATGTCCACAGGCTGTGTGTTGATTGGTATGTCATCTTGGCATGAAGGATTTCCACTTGATTTTGATGATATTACGTCTCTTGTATATTTTGCCCTACTTTGGTCAAAATATAGGAAAAGGGCCAATTCTGGTTTAACTTTAGTCTCTTTTAGTCCAAACTCTTATTGTCAATTACATGCACTGATTCTTTTTTAGCCTTTTCTTGTCATGCGTTTTCTATTAGACAAATtgataataattttcaaaatgcaggGCACCGCAGGTGTATTTTGTTAATGAAACTGTTAAGAATCTGAAGGCAGAAGTGGCAAGAGGTTCAAAGATCAAGTGCAGCAAATGTGGACGAAAGGGAGCAGCCCTGGGCTGCTATGATAAATCCTGTCGGAAAAGCTATCATGTTCCCTGTGCAGTGGAAATGCCAGATTGTCGCTGGGATCATGTAAGTGCAATATGCCTTTCCATTCAGTATCATGATTATGTAATTTATTGCCTGTGGCATTGATCTTTCAATGCAATGTGTTAAGCTTTAACTATTAatgggtttttattttgtttcttgcagGAGAACTTTCTCATGCTCTGTCCTGCTCATActtcaatcaaatttccaaatgaGAAATCTCAATCTggaaaacatgtttttaagGATAATCTGGTGCCAAATCAGAGGTACAACTCCATTTTCTTAGgttgtttttttaatgctttAATAATTAACTGAATCACTTTTCAATGTTTCAAAGTGATAAATAGTGTATAACTATGTTGAAAGTATCATCTAATTCTCCAACTGTTACAATATTAATATGACGAGTCCTAAATTGTTACAGATCTATTGCTTAAagagaaacagagaagaaaATCTATTGCTTAAAACTGTTGCAAATGGTTTCTTGCAGCAAGGTCTTGTTTATCTGTTCAGACCTGTCATGTGTTCCACGAAGCTAATCATGTTGCTGATCTTCTTGCCAAAAGAAGGTTCAAAAGGGTTTCAAAAGAATACATTGGGATGGATTGAAtacctagattttttttttttgaaagtgtCTTTCTTTGGAAACAGCTGGCCTCCCATGTATCAGatgcaaattatttttcttgtttggggCGGATGGATGTAGAGTGTTGTTTTTTTCACTGTATGGTTTCAGAGAATTTTATGCACTCACCATGATATATGTCATCTATTGATATATGATTTATTTCCCATTTTCTGCTGTACTGCATGTAGAGTCCCTCCGCAGCCTATACTTTGGGTAGCTCCTAGGGATGGAGCCAAAGAATGGGTTATATGTGGATCTGCTCTATCTACTGAAGAGAAGGTTAGTTCAAACTggtttttgtctttttaatcACTCCCTCGAGTCATTGTCATGATTTGGTggaaattgaaatatttttctttttctgcgaTACTTCAAAATGCCGAGATTGTGTGTTGCAAGCATCTCCTTGCTTGCATGGACCTTGTTGTTGATTAATCTGTTTTTGCTGAAGGCATTTTGACAAAATATCATTacatttataagatgatttttgTCACTTGATTTCTTTGAGCTCTTCAGATAAAGCaaacgagagaaaaaaaataggaattGTTAAACTGAAGCACCTGACTCTGAAGATTTATGGCAAAGCAAATTCTTTACTTGATTTTAGCATATGCTTTTCAGATTATTTAGTTTGGGAGTAATCAAATGATTAGCTTTTTCACCTCTTTCTAAATAATTTCGCTTCAGGTTCTTGTGCTCAAGTTTGCAAGCATGTGTGGTGCAACTGTCACCAAGTATTGGAAACCAAATGTCACACACGTGATTGCGGCCACAGATGCACAGGGTGCATGTACCAGGACGCTTAAAGTTCTCATGGCCATTTTGAATGGGAGATGGATCCTTAAAATTGGCTGTAAGTTGTCCTTAACGTTGTTTTTTGTTGTGCTGATTACTTTAGCTCTTTGACTTTCTTGTATAAGACCAGTCGCAGGTCCAGAAACTCATCTTTTGGGGACCAAACTATTATAATAAGTAGTTTTTAAGATATAAGCAATATTTTCAGTAAGTTTTTATTAACTTAAGGATATATGATACACATTAGTGATAATTTAAAACTTAGTATAtttaggctttgtttgttttcgcagataagatgggatgagatgagttgagattaaagttaaaaagttgaataaaatattattagaatatatttttttaatattatttttgttttgggatttgaaaaagttgaattgtttattttattttgtgtgagaatttgaaaaagttgtaatgattagatgagttgagatgaactatgaaaacaaacgaggtcttagtgttttcttttcaagttgTGGATGTGGAGGAGAGAacacaaataaaagaaagaataaaatgttGAATgaaattcaagagaaaatagagaaaagccacatagaaaaaagaaagtggaagagaaaattagaaatttaaagtggaggaagagaaaattagaaatttaaaggGGACTGGAGTgaataggaaaatgctacatgccatGGGTTATTTCTATAAAggaaaagatatttttttgaatttttgaaaattttaagggCCAAACTAATAGaggttttcaaaaaaattaaagtattttacaaaaactagggctaaattttgaattttagcAGAAACATAATcctatagaattttttaaaggtttagattttttgagAGTTTAAaggattatttatatatacctATATTGGTGTTTCTCACCCTTAATCTTGTTTCTCTAAGTTTCCTTTTATTGGATTAAACTTTTATGTACTGATGTAACTTGAAATGCTGGCTTTGCAGGGGTAAAGGCTTGTATGGAAGCAATGCACCCCGTGGATGAAGAACCTTATGAAATTGACCTGGACAACCATGGGAGTTGCAATGGCCCCAAAAATGGCAGGCTTATGGGCTTGGATAATGTAAGTCCAATTCTCTGATAAATAAATGCATGGCAGACATGAACAATGGGAATACATGG carries:
- the LOC108995999 gene encoding BRCA1-associated RING domain protein 1, translating into MGDSIDNGGSRFLNPWFLHFQKLGLELKCPLCLNLLAKPMLLSCNHIFCNSCIPSSTQLKSECPVCKAHYFNKDLRPVPFMDNLVTIYRGLEATFCANLFQRVPADSRKVLEQFQASLYAGNCSKEPSDIVQRDESCSGRLIFPLLATKQDQIPLNLNNSVENGFGMNDKFEKYSTPIEGKGGREGVKFNDALNTNPLPLSSQMEPESLGEQKVLEIEMNQVSQSLPDTPPSFGDTKGSDDESFYRGSVNSPENSLINRASNKHSDGRTRQLRHDSSASETEDGYLRDIKRQKKLTYEPSGLRIERHDCIPPVSHSEILMIPNSELELESRVPPVAAQQPLVLDASYISNSICAFCQSPAISKNTGPILHYANGKMVVGDEASLSNVIHVHRLCVDWAPQVYFVNETVKNLKAEVARGSKIKCSKCGRKGAALGCYDKSCRKSYHVPCAVEMPDCRWDHENFLMLCPAHTSIKFPNEKSQSGKHVFKDNLVPNQRVPPQPILWVAPRDGAKEWVICGSALSTEEKVLVLKFASMCGATVTKYWKPNVTHVIAATDAQGACTRTLKVLMAILNGRWILKIGWVKACMEAMHPVDEEPYEIDLDNHGSCNGPKNGRLMGLDNAPKLFNGLKFYFVGDFVPGYKEDLQNLVTTAGGTVLKSKEEVVTQRCDDQVVLSRIRVVYNLDSPQGCKVGEEVDILWKRLTEAQDVAADIGCQVIGHTWLLESIAACKLQPLVN